Below is a window of Pocillopora verrucosa isolate sample1 chromosome 6, ASM3666991v2, whole genome shotgun sequence DNA.
TTGTTGTTAtaattgttgtttcttttgacaGCTTCgtttttgttatctttgttcTGGTATTAATACTTATTTTTGTGGCTAATGTTACTGTCTTGATCATGATTCTCGttcatgtttttcttaaatgtaATCTGTCGTAGTAGTTCTCACCTTTGACCAGACGTGTTTCCTTCGTGGTAGTATCCCTTTGCACTCTGCTCTGTTCAGATCGGTCCCCTAGTGATGAGCATCCATAATCCGAAGCCAAAACAGCGGTTGCCGCAAGAGGATCGAGGTGTACGTTCAGCTTAGGTTGCTGACTAGCGTGAAAATCCACACTTCTTTGCCTTGTCACTGTGTAATCTTTTTGCAAGAAACTTGGCTGATCCCACCGGTCTTTTATTTCTTGTCTACTTCTCCCTTCGGGAAGGGTGGCGGAGCGTTGAAGCTTGAGCTGGTGTGCTGGTTCTGTATCTCGTGCTGGCGGAGCTGTTTGATCTCTTAAAGAAAGCTCGGAACGCCCTGGTGGTTCATACTCAAACTTTTGTCCTTTCTTGCTTTGATCAAAGAAGTGTTTCAATGCTTGCTCGTGAATTTCTCTGTGTTTCCCGTCCCATGAAAAGATGAAACTTCTTCGTCCGTCGAGGAATTCCTCCTTTAACTGGGAACGTACCTTCATTCTTGCCCAACGCGAGACTACGGctctttcctcttcctcttcgtTCCTGTAATTGTCATCCCCACCGATAACAACAATCACGTTTCCGTCTacttgacaagaaaaaaattgaacaaatcacataattatattaaaatggCCTTGTAATAAATTAAGTCTTGCTCGCTCGTCAGAAACGTGACTTTCGTGGTCACGCTACTGTTCCAATCCGGCCCTGTTTTTAAAATCTGCGTGTTCGGAAGCGGAATCATGAGTCAACGCGATCAAATTAGAGACACTGGTAAATTTATGATGTGTTTAAAACTTAGGAATCGTAAATGGCGAGATATAGCGAAAacatgaataatgaaaaaatttgcatgtAGATCACGAACCATTAGGATAAGAAATAGGTAGGAATCACAAATATCGAAAGTAAGGTCAAATGATTCTGCATTTGTTGCACAACTTTCATAATATCTGACacgacaaaacttttttttgtatcttttatttGTCAATATTTTAATCGCTAAAACTTACTTACGGTAACTTGCGAACACAGCCGTCACGGCTTCCTCCaattatttaaatcaaagctttcaaaatgtttaattGAAATCTACATTTAGAATACTATATGTATACCGCAGTGTTCGTATCATGAAACACAAGCGAATCCTGTCAAAGACATAGTGTGGCCAATATTGTCGTTGAAAAGCATGTGCGTAAAACAATTTAGGAAAGGTTGAAGATAACGCTATGTTCTGTTTGTCAATAACATAAATTTCGTGGCGTGGACCGtctaaatttcaaaacacttAACATTGATATTCATCGACAAATCAATGTGCCACATTAAAAAGGTGAAGAACGAAATGGTACCTGAAAAATATCTGGTATAAAAATTTAGGAAACCCTAGTGTGTGTATTTTACAGGAACTACTCCAATATGATTTGCAGaagactttttgaaaaaataattctaaGAATGAAACTCTTATCGTGCTCAACTTCCGGTTTCGCTTTACCTGTCGCTTGAAGCAAAGCTCTGTAAACCTTCGTGTAGCCTCCCTCTGTGTTTTCGTTGATGGAGAGTCGAGATTCGTTTGCATTGACAGCTAAAATGGCAGCATCCATCTCTAGCGTGGGAATCGTCTGATCGCTGAACTCAGTTATCTCGGAAACTGTGAAATAGTGTTGCTTCACAGATATCTCAATGCCAAGATTCCTTGTCGTTGTCAACAACAAATCTTCGATGGAGTCAAGCTTATAAACACTGTCACAGTTGAAGAGATGGAATTTTCTAGGCGATGCCATGATATTTCTTTTATCATGGAGATACTTTTGAAAACTGAGATGTCCCTTCACTTAAAGCTGAATTGCAATAATTTCAGGATGTCATTGAAGCGCGTATGAAACTTGTTAATGGCGATTGGCATTATATTCATAAATAACATTCCATACCTTCCACATGAAATAAAGTATTCCTTTTGCAGTGATCACTCAGAGCTTGTAACAATAACGTATCATGGAAGAAGTTGTCTCGATATACAAAGACGATTTTGTTGTAACGATTTCTAGGAAAAATAGGAACTTGGGCAGCAAATGCATGATGGGTAAAGCTGTGTGGCTGTCAGGAGAATTCGTGACGAAGGGTATGTAACGCAAcggttatgagaatttgaaagtaatttaaattaaattcttcCCTTGGCCCAATGCGAAATGACCGACTCGTTTACTTCGCTTTCACCCTCCAACCACAACGATAACACTCTCTCCTGGTGCAGATACGAATAAGTTATTAATTCAACGAGAGACAATAGCCCAACGAAATTTTTTACAAGAGCTCTCCGTATTCTGCATGATGCATATGCACCAATCTAGCGGCCAATCTTAAACCGTATACTCAATGAAAAGCACTcctaaattttacttttcttcccCAGTTTACCTTACGATAGAACCACACATATGACTAGAGCGTAACCTCATTAAACGAATTAAAATTAGTTCTAAATTCTTGGAAACAGTTCCATTTGTCTCATTCTTTGTTTCAAAAGcattcttaaaatttaaatctgCCTCAATTTGAgggtggaaaaaaataaattgtgctTCAGAAATGCAGGAATCTTGATCAGGGCTCCGAGCTCGACTTTTTTCAAGGTCGTCACTTAAAGAAgtaaaatcatttaaaaggtcaccagaagaaattttgtcgttaggaataaaaaaattaacagattcTCAGAAACAGTTGATATAGTTTCCGCTTTCACCGTCCGTTCGCTCTATTAGAAATATAAAACGCGTAGGTTTCAAACGTTCGATACCTGTACTTAAATACAAGttttattcatgtaaatttttttttccatagagATCAACACAGATACTATCGAATTTTCAATTTAACTCGAGAAAGACAAAAAGCTAGCTGCCTCCAGGAAAGCTCTGTAGACCTTTGTGTGTCAAGGTTCCATCTTACTGTGGTTAATAAAGAGACCAGACACGGGTGCGCTTACCACAAAAGTTGCAAACTAAACAAGTTTCTCTCTATTAAAATCTCTTTCTGAGATAAACTTGAATCAGATAACTATAAACTCACTTGTTTTCCGTTTGACCGGCTAAACGACGATAGTCTCTACCTCTGCAACCTTtgaggaaaggagcaacttgcacGGTAAAACTGCCCAATAACTACTCGGCGAAAATAATCGCACCTCGTGATAAAGCTGATTCTTTCGATGCTGCcatcaaaagttagctttttaTGTTGCTAAGGGAATTTCTCTACGGCAACGAAACTTCAGAGCACTGACCACGGCATCAGTGGAACATTCTCTACACTTAGTGCGGGAGATTTTTGCTCTGatcttgacctgaacaccgcaAGTGAGAAACCATCGTTGTCAGTGAAATATTCGCTTGATTCACGCtgttctccttcgtagggctaaaccgtactcgcaacttcaattttttctttattactcAAGTAtgatgtatcacaactctcaGCAGAGTTTGTTGAAGGTAGGTATACATCGCCATCAAACATTATCTCTAGAGTATTTCAACGTTAactaatacaaaattacaaagtttttacagttttctacTTCATCACCCGCTAACCCGTCACCATTCTACAGAACCATTTTAGACAAAAGAGCACCTTAggccaggaaaaaaaaagagctgcaattttttggaattttcccTATGGATTGTACAAATGATAAACTGAATAATTACGCAAAAAGTACTTCGTGCCATAGGCACTTCAACTCGCTCTGACATACAAacataaaatacattttctccAGTGCTAAAGGTTAGGAACGAAAGGAAcgagacaaaaaatgaaactctCTATTCATAAATTCTGCTACTCCCTTAGAAgcacttttcctttttactaTGAGTCGAAATTTCCTTTCAGTTCCTGAAATGATGTACAGGTCAGCACTAACGTTTTCTCTGAAACCATAGATAATGTCTTGAGGAATATGAACATTTCCAAACTTAAACTGTACATCAACGTCGTTAAAAGACACCTTTCCGTGGCGGATACGAGTTTTAATTAAGAGTAACTCATCTTTAGCAAGCTCTATATCGTCATTTAGGAAAAACTTCGTAAAATCTTGATAATCATGACACTCAAGTGTGCCATCACTATTCCTAATAATTCTTACTCCAATATCATGGGTATGACGGTGTTTTGTAATCAACCTTTCTTGAATGTCCTCTGGAATTTTAAATTCAGGGTCCCAAACTTGAAGGTCACCTAACTGATAAGATATCTTTCCATAACGAGCGATACTTCTCAGCACAACAACGGGAGGAGGATTTCCAGGGAGTTGTGTCGCCAGAACAGGCTGCGGGGTATTTTGGGAACTCTCCCCATGACGGCTTTTTACTTCTAAATATTGAGTTTGTAATTGATCTTCGGTAACGTTAGAAGACGAGTCAGCGTCAATATCCGGTTCTTCAGAACTTCTTGGGCGGATCACATGTGTGTTTAGTGTGTAAATACTGTCTCCCTGATTACTGCAAGAAGGTTCCATCCCCGCCGAGTCTCTGCTGCCGCCCGCGACACTACTGACGCCACTAGGGCGTGAATCAGTCGGATTTTCTCCGTTGTCAGCTGACAGTAAAGAGGTGTCTTTACCGTTATTTGAGCAACTCTTGGATGTGTATGGATTTTCTAATGCTGTATATGTGTCCTGCAATTGAGGTTGTGAGTTTGATTGTTGGTTGGGAGTAGGCGGCCGATATTCAAACTTTTGTCCTTTCTTGTTTGTATCAAAGTGATGCAGTAAAGCTTGTTCGTGAACCGCTCGATGTTGTTTGTTCCAGGAGAAGATAAAGCTCTTTCTACCATCAAGATACTCTCTGCCGAACTGTGAAGAGACTTTCCTCTTCGCCCAACTTGAAATAACCTCTCGATTCTCTTCCTTGTCGTCTTTGTAGTTATCATCTCCCCCGATGACGGTGATAACATCTCCTCCTGTGGATCGAGcagatgaaaatgtaaataagtGCAGCATTATTACACACTTCTGGTGACCAGATTTTACATATGGAAGAATATCCTTGATTGACTAGGCGCAATCAACATGTCGACAGGAAGTTGCCACCTGCGTAGAATGTGCATACTCCATTTTCAATATGACGATGAAAGCGAGAGAAATtggcagattttgactgaacattcccaagaagttaggccgttcctttttcctttcaccattggtaaatataattttatttgttgaGAATGTataaagtattttttgtacgtatttgtcgcgtattctatgattctcaaggacaaacgtaAGCATCgttttttagtatgtaatttgagaccagTTTTCGAGAATATCAAATTTGATTTACGTCCAAGTTTGGAGCCTTTCGaagatttggatggccgctttgatcctCCTTCAACCAAACGCTCTCTAACGGTACATGCGTTTCTTGCATTTTAAGTGTtagtgtttgagaccgattataACCGAGAAAagggcatagggtaaaatatgggctgtatttttttttggaccattttttggaccagcttttggaccattttttggaccagtTTTTGGACCATTATTTGGAGATATttataagggggggggggggaagcacaccattagtactcagGAAGAGGTAGGatgaagtctatcagtactGAGGGAGGAGTGGGAGGtagagtgttattactcagggaggggtgagagacgGACTATTACTATGCAGGGAGGGCTGGGAGGTGATggtaatagtaaacactactggttaatggagcttttactcaATCGTACAAATTACTTTAATAGGTTTTTCAACTGACGTTCTGTATGCGTTGGGCCGcggcgtttcttcatttttctgtcacgcgaaagcgaaactgccacgtaaacactggactttaatttttgctaaaaatttCGCGTTtacgatcctccactgttgagttatgcgtgtgccttttgagtcgacttgtgcaccatcagttgcttcaagTTTCTATTTGTGTGCACagtatttaattatttaatttatctATCATCCTTTTGTCATTGCTCTTATCAGACGAGATCACGGAATTTCCGGTCCTTAGCCTTTAACTTAGCGGCATATAGAATTCACAGGCACTATCGCAATTTAACGTTTAGAACTTTACTTTATAAATTCCTCAGCaaacgatttcgaagaggaatccatATTCTCGAATCGAGCAAAAACACTGCTGTACTTGCAATATGAGAAAGCGCAAATCTCGATTTtatctgtttcgcaaacaaaggagttaatcaccggCACCGGAAATCGCGACTAGGTATTGCTCGCGTCTCCCCtaggtttgttttccaatttgccctggccgctgccaatcacttcttgCGTAAAAACCCACGAAACCTGCGAAGTGGAACTAtggtggctactgttgcttgcAGATATTCtccgtcggcaaaacgtagTCATGCTAACCCGCTAACTCATGCTAATTTACCTATTTCCGGACCAAGGAGGAGGAATGGTTATAGACTTAAAGCTACTGAAATTTCAAAAGGCAAGATCAACCCCCTTTAGCCGAAAAGCCTTCGCCTTAGagagcaaaacagaaaattcaGATAGAAAACTCACTCTGAGTGTTCCAGACTCTGACTCAGCTGCATAGAACAAGTCTTCACATTTTGCCACTTCGAGGAGCAACCGTCGACCTTAATCTATGATTATTTACTTTCGCTTTCACGTCTGATGTCTAACGAGCTATTGTTTAGGAAATATAGAAAAGGTTTGCACTAAGTCCCCACTACCTTTCTCAAAAATAGCCCAGCTTGCCCAAAAATCCGCGATTAAGAGCAATGAAATGCGTTCGAAAAGATGACTGAGTAAAATACTTCCGCTTCTTACCCGTCGCCTTTAGTAAAGCTCTGTATATCTTGGCGTAACCAATTCCAGCGTTGTCTTCGTTGATCGAGAGCCGAGATTCATGCGCATGAACCACGAAAAAGGCCATATCCATCTCTAAGGTTGGAATTTTTTCTACCATTTCAGACATTTCGGGGAGTCTGAACGAGTGCTTCTCAACATGGATGCTGGTCAATTGGTCAAGCAATTTCTCGACAGGCTCTAGTTTGTACGTATTATCACAGTTAAAAAGGTGAACTCGCTTTCTCAATTGCGACATCTTCTatctatgattttttttgtctctttgaaCGTAGCAGTTCTATAGTCGTTGAAGAATAAGtctgaattttcaaaatcgCCTAGAGAAGAAGACGACTGCTTGCGCAATGTTTCCGAGAAAGCCAGTCACTTATCTGATCGAGATGAGTCACGCAATCCCCACACAATATATACTGATTGGAACACTAGAAACCCATGATGGGtcctaaaaaatttattctctCACAGAAATACAGCTGTTTCCGACAATCGATAAAACCGGACCttataacacaaaaaaaactttcgctTTTAAGTCTACAAACAGTTTGTCTCGTAGCTATAAGCTTTCATTGCTGCTCAGTAAGGTGAGAGAATtactgcaatttttttgttattaagtTATAGGCAAAGAAATTGTAGTGCCCCGTGCACGAGAAATGGTATCTAacttataaaataaaactattcTTGAATCCTCGAGTAGCAATGTACTACACCGCAAGCACTTACAGAGGAAGTTGAAATAACCACGATGAAAGTTTTTATAATAATATGAATCAAGCTAAATACCTTTAACATCGTACTTGTGCGAAATTATATCTAATAAAGATTGATTTCGATAACCATTTCAAAAGGAAAGTTCACGAAAATAAGTTATATAACGTTGTGATGAAATAATGTCATCATAACTGATATTAGATTGATTTTTGTATATGTAAACTTCACAACAAATTAAATAAGACAGATTGATTGCTGAAAGCTAAAGTTATTTCTTGAGATATATAAGTTCTTCCTGAAAGCTGTTGGAAGGCGGCTAACTGTCTTCAGTTCTGCCTTCAAAACAGACAGTGATTGACGTAATCATTACTCAATGACTTAGCATCAGTGATTTAAACATGGAAGACCTAGATCTTCCAAGGctattcttatcacttttttAAGATCAATTCCACTTTTTATTACACATCGAAAATGTTCCGAGCCATTTGAAATAATGTACAGATCACCATTAGGCTTTTTATCTTTAGCTCTGAAACCATCGATAATGTGTTGCGGAATGCACGCGTTTCCATACTTAAACTGTACAGCAACGTCTTCAAAAGACACCTCTCCGTTGCGAACACGAGTTTTCAATATGAGTTGTTCATCAGCAGCAAGCTGTATTTCCCCGTCCAACGAAAGTTCTTTTAAATTTGGGTCAGTATAACACTCAATTTCGCCATCACTGCGCTTAATGACTATCACTCCAATCAAAGGAGTGTTGCGGAGTGTTTTGAGCAGCCTCTCTTGTATGTCATCGGGAACTTTAAATTCGGGGTCCCATATTTGAAGGTCGCCTATCTGATCAGGTACCTTTCCATAACGAGCGAAACCTCTCAGTAAAACAGTGGGAGGAGATTTAACTGAGAATTGTGTCGCCCACACCAGCAGTTGGgtattttcaaaatggatacTTTTTTCTTCTGGAAAATTCCTTTGTGAATAATCTAGATCTCCTTGTGCGTCTCTCTGATTACTAAAAGAAGGATCCGACGACTCCCTGCCTCTGCTGCGCTCAGAGCTACAGTCGCCACCACGGTGTGAATCAGTCTGCCTTTCTTCAACCGTTGTCAATTCAGAAGTGGCTTCATCATTACGAGGAGGACTTTTGGGTTTCTGCGGATTTTTCAATTCGGGAGATTTTGCTTGAGATGGAAGTTCTGGTATTGATGGTCGGTTTGTAGATGGCGACTGATGATGGAACTTTTGTCCTTTCTTGTTTGGATCAAAGTGATGCAGCAGAGCTTCTTCGTGAATTGCTCGATGTTGTTTGTTCCAGGAAAAGATGAAGCTCTTTCTTCCATCAAGATACTCTATGCTGAATTGTGAGGAAACTTTTCTCTTCGCCCAACGTGAAATAACCTCTCGATTCTCTTCGTCGTCGTTCTCGTAATTGACATCTCCCCCGATAACGATGACGACATCTCCTCCTGTAGACAAAGGAAATTCAAATGTAAAGAAGCGTAACAATATTATCCTGTGAAATGTAATTTCCAATATTTTGTTGCCGATTATTGGCCTTCCAGACCTCTTCGTCACTATTTACAACCGTGGAATTAACGCTATTAATACATAACATATCCACCAGAGGGTAAGAAAAATGCAACATATAATGTAGAGAAAaccattttctctttgttcaaaAAAAGAATCTAATATTAGGTTCGCCCTCTGTTAcgtaaacaattttcaaaaataatcttAGCTACTTCACTGTCCCTTAAAATCGAGCAATAAAATGGCAAGAGAGTTTCAGGTGGCTTAAGAGAGGCATTTTGAATCTATTGTCGGTTGAAATGATAATTGCTGACTAGAGGCTTGCTTTGTCAGAGTTGAATTCTTTCTCCAATCTATTTAAGTTTCTTGAAGATGCCCTGACAGCTTTGGAAGACTCAATTATTATTCAATGAATTGATCCTTGGAATAACATTTATCATTGCAGGCCAATAACTTTAATATTCCTTAGGCCATAATACATAAAAGTCCTTAAGCAACAATACATAAAGCATCAGAACTTTTAAGCATAGATCAATCTCTATTTCCAATACTGCTCGTTTTCCCTGAAATTTAATGTTAgtttaaatcttttgtttaatCCGGCAGCAACATGTAAGTTTATCTTTATCAATAATT
It encodes the following:
- the LOC131783589 gene encoding uncharacterized protein translates to MASPRKFHLFNCDSVYKLDSIEDLLLTTTRNLGIEISVKQHYFTVSEITEFSDQTIPTLEMDAAILAVNANESRLSINENTEGGYTKVYRALLQATDGNVIVVIGGDDNYRNEEEEERAVVSRWARMKVRSQLKEEFLDGRRSFIFSWDGKHREIHEQALKHFFDQSKKGQKFEYEPPGRSELSLRDQTAPPARDTEPAHQLKLQRSATLPEGRSRQEIKDRWDQPSFLQKDYTVTRQRSVDFHASQQPKLNVHLDPLAATAVLASDYGCSSLGDRSEQSRVQRDTTTKETRLVKDLVVLGCDVSPATIQAVKSVLDDLYRRIRLPECPQVERYSLADIKSYLARCTPRFCILVVDTGTSHKYQQPELEEILRTAADVVVEKVIFTICNRSPAPTGEEDKFVKNVERMLKEKRKGLVVWLEDGKLNVEPDVLIQLMLGAPIAAKNRQGQLSHSEESLRPTNAASGFTSDRRLLQETPKHMGEFPSQEVRHNPTSYGGECTDSSDVLVLKTRIRQGIISYATEDLVFRSPGFVIPKHIEESLRCKYSTTANGVLSIYSNTEGKLRTTVQTDRAATCLII
- the LOC131783571 gene encoding uncharacterized protein, with product MSQLRKRVHLFNCDNTYKLEPVEKLLDQLTSIHVEKHSFRLPEMSEMVEKIPTLEMDMAFFVVHAHESRLSINEDNAGIGYAKIYRALLKATGGDVITVIGGDDNYKDDKEENREVISSWAKRKVSSQFGREYLDGRKSFIFSWNKQHRAVHEQALLHHFDTNKKGQKFEYRPPTPNQQSNSQPQLQDTYTALENPYTSKSCSNNGKDTSLLSADNGENPTDSRPSGVSSVAGGSRDSAGMEPSCSNQGDSIYTLNTHVIRPRSSEEPDIDADSSSNVTEDQLQTQYLEVKSRHGESSQNTPQPVLATQLPGNPPPVVVLRSIARYGKISYQLGDLQVWDPEFKIPEDIQERLITKHRHTHDIGVRIIRNSDGTLECHDYQDFTKFFLNDDIELAKDELLLIKTRIRHGKVSFNDVDVQFKFGNVHIPQDIIYGFRENVSADLYIISGTERKFRLIVKRKSASKGVAEFMNREFHFLSRSFRS
- the LOC131798060 gene encoding uncharacterized protein gives rise to the protein MKSARVSPVVVFYTETMLQSKKRVHIFNCDNTYELEPVEKLLEETKKKLSEKLSIHVEPVEKHSFRLAQMSEMVDKIRTQEMDMAFFVVHASESRLSINEDNAGIGYAKIYRALLQATGGDVVIVIGGDVNYENDDEENREVISRWAKRKVSSQFSIEYLDGRKSFIFSWNKQHRAIHEEALLHHFDPNKKGQKFHHQSPSTNRPSIPELPSQAKSPELKNPQKPKSPPRNDEATSELTTVEERQTDSHRGGDCSSERSRGRESSDPSFSNQRDAQGDLDYSQRNFPEEKSIHFENTQLLVWATQFSVKSPPTVLLRGFARYGKVPDQIGDLQIWDPEFKVPDDIQERLLKTLRNTPLIGVIVIKRSDGEIECYTDPNLKELSLDGEIQLAADEQLILKTRVRNGEVSFEDVAVQFKYGNACIPQHIIDGFRAKDKKPNGDLYIISNGSEHFRCVIKSGIDLKKVIRIALEDLGLPCLNH